A single Sulfurimonas aquatica DNA region contains:
- a CDS encoding glycosyltransferase family 4 protein, which translates to MQTKITHLTSAHPRYDTRIFIKMCCSLAKLESYKVNLVVADGKGDEYLNDVNIFDIGAKNGGRLSRMTTTVSKVFDKAVKLESDIYHLHDPELIPIGLRLKKLGKKIIFDAHEDVSKQILSKHYLNKYIRVILSKVFGMYETRAFKKFDAIVGATPYIRGEFLKINTKTVDINNFPIVEELGENVEWNSRKTEACYIGAIAEIRGIKEIVKAIGLTKNCRLNLAGKFVEASVEKEVKEYAGWNRVNELGFVGREEIKKILQRSKVGLVTLHPIINYQDALPVKMFEYMVAGIPVVSSDVKLWKSIVDDANCGLCVNPLEPEEITNAIDYLISNDEVAKRMGENGKKAVIEKYNWRIEEKKLYELYESIV; encoded by the coding sequence ATGCAAACTAAAATAACACATTTAACATCTGCTCATCCACGATATGACACTCGTATATTTATTAAGATGTGTTGTAGTTTAGCTAAGCTAGAAAGCTATAAAGTTAATTTAGTAGTCGCAGATGGTAAAGGAGATGAATATCTCAATGATGTGAATATTTTTGATATTGGTGCAAAAAATGGTGGGCGTTTATCTCGTATGACTACAACGGTCTCTAAAGTATTTGACAAGGCAGTTAAACTAGAGAGTGATATATACCATTTACATGATCCTGAACTCATTCCTATAGGTTTAAGACTCAAAAAACTTGGAAAAAAAATTATTTTTGATGCACATGAAGATGTCTCAAAACAGATTCTCTCAAAACATTACCTCAATAAATATATAAGAGTCATATTATCCAAAGTTTTTGGTATGTATGAAACTAGAGCATTTAAAAAATTTGATGCTATTGTTGGAGCAACACCTTATATAAGAGGTGAGTTTTTAAAGATTAATACAAAGACAGTAGATATAAATAATTTCCCTATTGTAGAAGAACTAGGTGAGAATGTTGAGTGGAATAGTAGAAAGACTGAAGCTTGCTATATAGGTGCTATTGCAGAAATTAGAGGAATAAAAGAGATAGTAAAGGCTATAGGTCTAACAAAAAACTGTAGATTAAATTTAGCTGGAAAATTTGTAGAAGCGAGTGTTGAAAAAGAAGTTAAAGAGTATGCTGGATGGAATAGGGTGAATGAGTTAGGATTTGTAGGAAGAGAAGAAATAAAAAAGATACTTCAAAGGTCTAAAGTAGGTTTAGTCACTCTTCACCCGATAATTAACTACCAAGATGCACTTCCCGTTAAAATGTTCGAGTATATGGTTGCTGGAATTCCTGTCGTGTCTTCTGATGTAAAACTGTGGAAGAGTATAGTTGATGATGCAAATTGTGGTTTATGTGTAAATCCACTTGAGCCTGAAGAGATTACTAATGCTATAGATTATTTGATTTCAAATGATGAAGTTGCTAAGAGAATGGGTGAGAATGGTAAAAAAGCAGTTATTGAAAAATATAACTGGCGAATCGAAGAGAAAAAGTTATATGAACTTTATGAGAGTATAGTTTGA